The Halioglobus maricola genome segment CAGGTGAAAATTTCGGTCCTCTGCCCCGAGGCTATCAATACCGGCATCGCCACCTCAGAGCGCAATCGTCACACCCAATACAGCGATGTCGTGGAATCTGACGAGCGCAATATGGTAATGGATGCCCTGAACGCATCTGTAGCGGGCGGCATCGGCCCGGAGGTTATGGCCCAGCGAGTGCTGGACGCCGTCATCAATGAACGCTTTTACATTTTCTCGGACGAGTTATGGCGCCGCAGCGCGGAGACACGGCTGGAAGATATCCGGCTGGGCCGCAACCCCACGTTCGCGCCACCGATTCCGGAATGAGGTTTATCGCATGACAGAAGCCTTTGAGATCAACGCCAGCGAAGTCGAGATCGCCGCCGCGCTGGAAGATGCCAGCATTCCTGCCCTCATGTTGAGCATGCTCCATATGAGTGGCGATACCAGCATTCTGGACGGTCCAATAAAGCCCGGTGGTGCCTACATCAACGAATACCAGGGCTATATGTCTGAGGAGGACAAGGCAACGGTCCGAGCCCAGGCGATGGACATCATTCGCAACTACCGCGATGGGGGCTGCCAACTGCCGCCCACGCCGGACCGGGCGACCCTGCTGCGGATGATGAACTTCCTCGTGGCACAGGATGTGCCCGAAGAATACCTGCCGATGATGCTGGAAGAGATCGAAATCGATGGCGTCGACCAGCGCTCCGATGCGTGGGGTGACGAAGTTCCACAGCAAAGTCGCGAACAGCACCATGTGCTGATTATCGGTGCCGGCATGTCCGGCATCCTCGCCGCCATTCGCCTCCAGGAAGCGGGCATCCCCTTCACCGTGATTGAGAAGAACAGCGGCGTCGGCGGCACCTGGTTTGAGAACCGCTACCCCGGCGCAAGAGTGGATGTGAGCAACCATCTCTACTGCTACTCTTTTGAGCCTGCCCACCACTGGACCCAATACTTTGCGCAACAGCCAGAGCTGCAAACGTACTTTGAGAACGTCGCGGACAAACACAGGCTGCTGGACCAGATTCACTTCAATACCGAGGTGGTGAGCGCCATCTGGGACGAAGATGAACAGATATGGCAGGTGGAAACACGCCACAAACAAGGTGCGAGCCGGACCCACAGGGTCAATTCGGTCATCAGCGCGGTCGGCCAGTTAAATCGACCAAAGCTGCCAGATGTGCCGGGTATCGACTCTTTCGGCGGCCAGTGGTGTCACTCAGCCGAATGGGACGACAGTATCGACATCAGCGGCAAGCGTGTGGCACTCGTAGGCGCAGGTGCAAGCGCCTTCCAGATTGCGCCCGCCATCGCTGAACAGGCCGGCTCACTCACTGTATTCCAACGCGTACCACCGTGGATGTTCGAGAACCCGATCTATCACGAGACTGTTCCCGAAGGTATGAAGTGGTGCCTGCAGCACCTGCCCTGCTACGCCAAGTGGTTCCGTTTCCTGTTGTTCTGGTGCGCCTGTGACGGGGCCTACGATGCCATTGTGGTAGACCCCGCGTGGCCCCATCAGGATCGCTCGGTCAATGAGATGAATGACTTTGTGCACCAGCTGTTCAGCGACTACATTCGCGGCCAGGTCCACGACGAGGAATTGCTGCCCAAGGTCATGCCAGACTACCCGCCTATGGGCCGACGCACCCTGCAGGACAACGGCAGCTGGCTCAAGGCCTTACAGCGAGACAATGTTGATCTCCAGGCACAAGGCATTAGCGCGGTAACTGCTGACGGCATCACCGCCGAGGACGGTCAGGCGTTTGACGCTGACGTCATCATCTATGCCACCGGTTTCAAGACGGCCGACTTCCTCTGGCCTATGACAATCACCGGGAGAAACGGCAAGGTATTGGCTGAAAGCTGGGCCACCGAGCCGTCTGCTTACCTCGGTGTTACCGTGCCTGAGTTCCCCAACTTCTACTGCTTGTTCGGCCCCGGCACCAACCTCGCCTTCGGCGGCAGCCTGATCTTCAACGGCGAGTGCCAGGTACGCTACACCCTGGAATGCATCAAGCTGCTGCTCCAAAGTGACAGCGCAGCTATCGAGTGCAGGGAGGAAGTTCACAGCGATTACCAGCAGCGCTTTCGCGACTTACATGCCAAGCTGATCTGGGAACACCCCGGGGTAAACAGTTTCTACAGCAATGCCGAGGGCAAGGTCACCTTGCTATGGCCGTGGAAGATCATCGATATGTGGCGCTGGACCCGCGCTGCAAACAGTGACGACTATCAATTAAGCTAACAAGGAATATTGCGCATGACCGCACTGAAAGGAAAGGTTGCACTGGTCACCGGCGCTGCCTCGGGTATTGGTTTCGCCTGCGCGCGCCGCTTTGCCAGCGAGGGTGCCACCGTCGTGGGCATGGACCTGAACCCCTGCGATGACTGGGAGGACGTCACCGCAAGTTCCTCCGCCAGTGAACTCATTCTCGCAGACGTGACCAACGCCCAGGCGCATCTCGATATCGTCAATACCGCCATCAGCAAGCACGGCTCCATCGATATCCTGCTAACAGCCGCCGGTGTGGGCGAAGCAGGCCCGGTCAACATGCTCGATGAAGCGGCGTGGGATCGCATCATCGACATCAACCTGAAAGGCACCTTCCTGGCCATTAAGGCGGCACTGGAGCCAATGCTGGAAAAGCGCAGTGGCAGCATCATCACGGTGGCGAGTGTGGAGGGCATCAATGGCACCGAAGGAGGCAGTGCCTACAACGCCTCGAAAGGCGGCGTGGCCCTGCTCACCAAGAACGTGGCGATCGACTACGGCAAAGTAGGCATCCGCTGTAACTGTATCTGCCCCGGGTTCATCGAAACGCCCATGTTCAGCCAGGTACTGGACCAACTGCCGGACTTCAAGACGGACATCCAGCGCCAGATCAAATTGGGGAGATTCGGCCAGCCGGAGGAGATCGCCAGCGCAGCACTCTTCCTGGCCTCCGATGATGCCTCCTATATGACGGGGCAAAACCTGGTTGTAGACGGCGGCTACACCGCAGGCCACAGCCACGGTATTACCGAAATGCTGGGTCTGGTTTAGCGGACTAAGGCTTACTGACGCTGCAGGCGCAGCGCGTGCTGGATCAAGGCAATGGCATCGGTACTCAACTGCTCGCGACTGTCGAACTGCTCGCGCCAGATATTGGCCGGAACCGCATCCCCCGAGCTAGCCAACCCCCTGGCCTGCACCACAAGCCAACCGTGATAGTCGAGAAAATCGAGCGTGGCAAAGGTCTCCTGCCACTGCACCTGGCCGCGCCCCAATTCACCCCGATGGCTCTCACTCAGGTGCACCAGCATCAGGCGCTCGCCAGCGGCAGGTAGTGCGCGGGCGGGATTGAATTCCTCCAGATGGGCATGGAAGGTGTTGTAGAGCACGCCGAGATTTTCCAGGTCGATGTCCTCACACATACGGGAGGCGTCAGCGGCAGTGTTGACTAAATGCGCATCGAAACGGCTCTGGAACTCGAGCGCCAGCTTTACATCACAACTGGCGGCGTGTTCACCCACCTCACGCAGGCAACGCCGGCTCCAGTCCCACTCTCGATCAGTGGGTGGAACGCCACTCAATTGACCCTGAGCCTGGAACAGACCGCCACACAAAACCTTGCTGCCCAGTTGGGCAGTGTCATCTACCCGTGCCTTGAGGTAGTCCACCGCGCGACGGCGCACAGCAAGAGAACTATCGATGGGATTGGAACCTGCGGGGATAACCGTATTGGCCAGTGCTACCAGACCCAGATCAGCCAGCGCGACGCGCAGCAGTTTCAACTCGGATGTGCCCTGGCCGGACAGCGGGATCTCGACCCCGGCATAGCCCAGCGACGCCAGCATCTCCAGCTGTGGCAGTTCCGCCACGCCAACACTGTCGCCCCATAAGCGCATATCCATGCCGATCCGGACGTCCACTGTCACCCCTCGCCAATATCACTGGACAAAGACTAGTCGATGGCTGCGGGGAGCGTGGCGAAATTCTGGTAAAAAGTGACGATTGTCACGCGACAGGGGCCGGCGCCGGCGCCGGCCGGGGCAGGATGGTCAACACCAGGCAGGCCAGCAACAGCAGCACGACCATACTCGCCAGCACCGGGTCGTAGCTACCCGTGCGGTCAAAGACCAGCCCCGCCAGAGGCGGACCTGCCAGCGCGAGAGGCAACATCAGTGGCATCTGGGCGCCGTTGACCTGGCCGATAACGGCGGTATCGAAGTAACGACTGTTAAGCCAGGGATGCACGGGAAGAAAAGCACCGACCCCGAAACCGGAACAAGCCAGCCCCAGCCAGATCGGCCAGCCCTCTTTGAACAGCAACAAGATGGCAATGCCTGTGCACTGCACCAGCATAATACCGATGGCAAGTACCCTGGGGCGGTCCTGCAAATAGTCGGCGCTGATAGCGACAAACACTTTTCCGCTGAGCCCGGCGATGGCGCTAATACTCAACATCAGCCCCACCTCAACCGGGTCCATCCCACGACTGATAAACAGGGGCGGATAACAGATCGTAGCCAGCACCGACACATTGAACACCAGAGCAACAGCCACACCCACCAGCCAGAACTCACGGCGGCGATAGATCTCGGCGGGTTTACTCGCCGCGCCACCGACGCTCGCGCCAATATCAGCGGGAATGCACAACCAGACCAACAACCACAGGACTACTAGCAGCGTCAGCGCGAGCGCAGCCAGCGCGGTGCGCCAACCAAACATCTCCAGCCCTGCTCCCACCAGCGGCGGCAGCACGGCAGAGGCAATGCTGGTTCCAGCTGCGACGAGCGCCAGGGCCTTGCCCTCACGTCCGACATAGAGTTTGACCATGAGGCTATTAACCACCACGGGGCCATACAGGGTCATACCCAGGGCAAACAGCAGGAAACACAGGCCGGCGACGGCCAGACTGGGGGCCAAGCTGGTGAGCACCAGCCCCAGCATCGCCAGAGTGCACCCCGCGAGAATTATGCGGCGAATCGGCATACTGTCAGCAAACTTGCCTACAAAAGGCGCCGCCAGACCCGGCACGAGCATCAACGCCACCGGGCCAATATTGATGGTGGCCGCCCCTACCCCGAACTCCTCAGAGAGAGCCGGCACGAAAAACCCATAGATACTCATCAGGCCA includes the following:
- a CDS encoding flavin-containing monooxygenase, which produces MTEAFEINASEVEIAAALEDASIPALMLSMLHMSGDTSILDGPIKPGGAYINEYQGYMSEEDKATVRAQAMDIIRNYRDGGCQLPPTPDRATLLRMMNFLVAQDVPEEYLPMMLEEIEIDGVDQRSDAWGDEVPQQSREQHHVLIIGAGMSGILAAIRLQEAGIPFTVIEKNSGVGGTWFENRYPGARVDVSNHLYCYSFEPAHHWTQYFAQQPELQTYFENVADKHRLLDQIHFNTEVVSAIWDEDEQIWQVETRHKQGASRTHRVNSVISAVGQLNRPKLPDVPGIDSFGGQWCHSAEWDDSIDISGKRVALVGAGASAFQIAPAIAEQAGSLTVFQRVPPWMFENPIYHETVPEGMKWCLQHLPCYAKWFRFLLFWCACDGAYDAIVVDPAWPHQDRSVNEMNDFVHQLFSDYIRGQVHDEELLPKVMPDYPPMGRRTLQDNGSWLKALQRDNVDLQAQGISAVTADGITAEDGQAFDADVIIYATGFKTADFLWPMTITGRNGKVLAESWATEPSAYLGVTVPEFPNFYCLFGPGTNLAFGGSLIFNGECQVRYTLECIKLLLQSDSAAIECREEVHSDYQQRFRDLHAKLIWEHPGVNSFYSNAEGKVTLLWPWKIIDMWRWTRAANSDDYQLS
- a CDS encoding SDR family NAD(P)-dependent oxidoreductase — encoded protein: MTALKGKVALVTGAASGIGFACARRFASEGATVVGMDLNPCDDWEDVTASSSASELILADVTNAQAHLDIVNTAISKHGSIDILLTAAGVGEAGPVNMLDEAAWDRIIDINLKGTFLAIKAALEPMLEKRSGSIITVASVEGINGTEGGSAYNASKGGVALLTKNVAIDYGKVGIRCNCICPGFIETPMFSQVLDQLPDFKTDIQRQIKLGRFGQPEEIASAALFLASDDASYMTGQNLVVDGGYTAGHSHGITEMLGLV
- a CDS encoding sugar phosphate isomerase/epimerase family protein, which encodes MDVRIGMDMRLWGDSVGVAELPQLEMLASLGYAGVEIPLSGQGTSELKLLRVALADLGLVALANTVIPAGSNPIDSSLAVRRRAVDYLKARVDDTAQLGSKVLCGGLFQAQGQLSGVPPTDREWDWSRRCLREVGEHAASCDVKLALEFQSRFDAHLVNTAADASRMCEDIDLENLGVLYNTFHAHLEEFNPARALPAAGERLMLVHLSESHRGELGRGQVQWQETFATLDFLDYHGWLVVQARGLASSGDAVPANIWREQFDSREQLSTDAIALIQHALRLQRQ
- a CDS encoding MFS transporter: MRNWFPAFAGMACLGFGAGLMSIYGFFVPALSEEFGVGAATINIGPVALMLVPGLAAPFVGKFADSMPIRRIILAGCTLAMLGLVLTSLAPSLAVAGLCFLLFALGMTLYGPVVVNSLMVKLYVGREGKALALVAAGTSIASAVLPPLVGAGLEMFGWRTALAALALTLLVVLWLLVWLCIPADIGASVGGAASKPAEIYRRREFWLVGVAVALVFNVSVLATICYPPLFISRGMDPVEVGLMLSISAIAGLSGKVFVAISADYLQDRPRVLAIGIMLVQCTGIAILLLFKEGWPIWLGLACSGFGVGAFLPVHPWLNSRYFDTAVIGQVNGAQMPLMLPLALAGPPLAGLVFDRTGSYDPVLASMVVLLLLACLVLTILPRPAPAPAPVA